The Manis javanica isolate MJ-LG chromosome 2, MJ_LKY, whole genome shotgun sequence genome contains a region encoding:
- the ARHGEF39 gene encoding rho guanine nucleotide exchange factor 39 isoform X2 — protein sequence MESPGLSAPCPVQLQRARWERKRVCTARELLETERRYQEQLGLVATYFVGILRAKGTLRPPERQALFGPWELIYGASHWLLPYLEGGHWGQGLEGFCPHLELYIQFAANAERSRTTLQEQLKKNKRFRRFVQLQESRPEFGGLQLQDLLPLPLQRLQQYENLVVALAENTGPNSPDHQQLTRAARLISETAQKVHTIGQKHKNDQHLQRVQALLSGRQAKGLTSGRWFLYQGWLLVVPPHGVPRPRMFFLFSDVLLMTKPRPPLHLLQSGTFACQALYPMAQCELHRVFGHSGGPCGGLLSLSFPHEKLLLMSTDQEELLRWCHNLTLAISQKN from the exons ATGGAGAGTCCGGGCCTCAGCGCACCGTGCCCGGTGCAATTGCAGCGTGCCCGATGGGAGCGGAAACGCGTTTGCACGGCGCGAGAGTTGCTGGAGACCGAGCGGCGCTACCAAGAACAGCTGGGGCTTGTGGCCACG TACTTCGTGGGGATCCTGAGAGCCAAGGGCACTCTGCGACCACCAGAGCGCCAGGCCCTGTTTGGGCCCTGGGAACTCATTTATGGTGCCAGCCA TTGGTTGCTTCCCTACCTCGAAGGAGGGCACTGGGGACAGGGCCTGGAAGGCTTCTGCCCACACCTGGAGCTCTACATCCAATTTGCTGCCAATGCAGAGAGGTCCCGAACCACCCTGCAG GAGCAACTAAAGAAGAACAAACGTTTCCGGAGGTTTGTGCAGCTTCAGGAAAGCCGCCCTGAGTTTGGGGGACTTCAGCTTCAGGAtctgctccctctgcctctgcAGAGGCTCCAGCA GTATGAGAATCTTGTCGTTGCTTTGGCTGAAAACACAGGTCCCAACAGCCCTGACCACCAACAGCTCACAC GGGCTGCCCGGCTGATAAGTGAAACTGCCCAGAAAGTCCACACCATTGGTCAGAAACACAAGAATGATCAACACCTCCAGCGTGTCCAGGCTCTGCTCAGTGGACGCCAGGCAAAGGGGCTTACCTCAG GTCGCTGGTTCCTATACCAGGGCTGGCTGTTGGTGGTGCCTCCCCATGGGGTGCCTCGGCCCCGaatgttcttcctcttctctgatgTGCTCCTCATGACCAAACCTCGACCCCCACTGCACCTGTTGCAGAGTGGCACCTTTGCTTGCCAGGCCCTTTATCCCATGGCCCAGTGTGAACTCCACAGGGTCTTTGGCCACTCAGGAGGCCCTTGTGGTGGACTGCTCAGC ctgtcctttccccatgagAAGTTACTGCTTATGTCCACAGACCAGGAGGAGCTTTTGCGTTGGTGCCACAATCTGACTCTGGCCATTAG CCAGAAGAACTAG
- the ARHGEF39 gene encoding rho guanine nucleotide exchange factor 39 isoform X3 translates to MESPGLSAPCPVQLQRARWERKRVCTARELLETERRYQEQLGLVATYFVGILRAKGTLRPPERQALFGPWELIYGASHWLLPYLEGGHWGQGLEGFCPHLELYIQFAANAERSRTTLQEQLKKNKRFRRFVQLQESRPEFGGLQLQDLLPLPLQRLQQYENLVVALAENTGPNSPDHQQLTRAARLISETAQKVHTIGQKHKNDQHLQRVQALLSGRQAKGLTSGRWFLYQGWLLVVPPHGVPRPRMFFLFSDVLLMTKPRPPLHLLQSGTFACQALYPMAQCELHRVFGHSGGPCGGLLSTRRSFCVGATI, encoded by the exons ATGGAGAGTCCGGGCCTCAGCGCACCGTGCCCGGTGCAATTGCAGCGTGCCCGATGGGAGCGGAAACGCGTTTGCACGGCGCGAGAGTTGCTGGAGACCGAGCGGCGCTACCAAGAACAGCTGGGGCTTGTGGCCACG TACTTCGTGGGGATCCTGAGAGCCAAGGGCACTCTGCGACCACCAGAGCGCCAGGCCCTGTTTGGGCCCTGGGAACTCATTTATGGTGCCAGCCA TTGGTTGCTTCCCTACCTCGAAGGAGGGCACTGGGGACAGGGCCTGGAAGGCTTCTGCCCACACCTGGAGCTCTACATCCAATTTGCTGCCAATGCAGAGAGGTCCCGAACCACCCTGCAG GAGCAACTAAAGAAGAACAAACGTTTCCGGAGGTTTGTGCAGCTTCAGGAAAGCCGCCCTGAGTTTGGGGGACTTCAGCTTCAGGAtctgctccctctgcctctgcAGAGGCTCCAGCA GTATGAGAATCTTGTCGTTGCTTTGGCTGAAAACACAGGTCCCAACAGCCCTGACCACCAACAGCTCACAC GGGCTGCCCGGCTGATAAGTGAAACTGCCCAGAAAGTCCACACCATTGGTCAGAAACACAAGAATGATCAACACCTCCAGCGTGTCCAGGCTCTGCTCAGTGGACGCCAGGCAAAGGGGCTTACCTCAG GTCGCTGGTTCCTATACCAGGGCTGGCTGTTGGTGGTGCCTCCCCATGGGGTGCCTCGGCCCCGaatgttcttcctcttctctgatgTGCTCCTCATGACCAAACCTCGACCCCCACTGCACCTGTTGCAGAGTGGCACCTTTGCTTGCCAGGCCCTTTATCCCATGGCCCAGTGTGAACTCCACAGGGTCTTTGGCCACTCAGGAGGCCCTTGTGGTGGACTGCTCAGC ACCAGGAGGAGCTTTTGCGTTGGTGCCACAATCTGA
- the ARHGEF39 gene encoding rho guanine nucleotide exchange factor 39 isoform X1: MESPGLSAPCPVQLQRARWERKRVCTARELLETERRYQEQLGLVATYFVGILRAKGTLRPPERQALFGPWELIYGASHWLLPYLEGGHWGQGLEGFCPHLELYIQFAANAERSRTTLQEQLKKNKRFRRFVQLQESRPEFGGLQLQDLLPLPLQRLQQYENLVVALAENTGPNSPDHQQLTRAARLISETAQKVHTIGQKHKNDQHLQRVQALLSGRQAKGLTSGRWFLYQGWLLVVPPHGVPRPRMFFLFSDVLLMTKPRPPLHLLQSGTFACQALYPMAQCELHRVFGHSGGPCGGLLSLSFPHEKLLLMSTDQEELLRWCHNLTLAISSQKN; encoded by the exons ATGGAGAGTCCGGGCCTCAGCGCACCGTGCCCGGTGCAATTGCAGCGTGCCCGATGGGAGCGGAAACGCGTTTGCACGGCGCGAGAGTTGCTGGAGACCGAGCGGCGCTACCAAGAACAGCTGGGGCTTGTGGCCACG TACTTCGTGGGGATCCTGAGAGCCAAGGGCACTCTGCGACCACCAGAGCGCCAGGCCCTGTTTGGGCCCTGGGAACTCATTTATGGTGCCAGCCA TTGGTTGCTTCCCTACCTCGAAGGAGGGCACTGGGGACAGGGCCTGGAAGGCTTCTGCCCACACCTGGAGCTCTACATCCAATTTGCTGCCAATGCAGAGAGGTCCCGAACCACCCTGCAG GAGCAACTAAAGAAGAACAAACGTTTCCGGAGGTTTGTGCAGCTTCAGGAAAGCCGCCCTGAGTTTGGGGGACTTCAGCTTCAGGAtctgctccctctgcctctgcAGAGGCTCCAGCA GTATGAGAATCTTGTCGTTGCTTTGGCTGAAAACACAGGTCCCAACAGCCCTGACCACCAACAGCTCACAC GGGCTGCCCGGCTGATAAGTGAAACTGCCCAGAAAGTCCACACCATTGGTCAGAAACACAAGAATGATCAACACCTCCAGCGTGTCCAGGCTCTGCTCAGTGGACGCCAGGCAAAGGGGCTTACCTCAG GTCGCTGGTTCCTATACCAGGGCTGGCTGTTGGTGGTGCCTCCCCATGGGGTGCCTCGGCCCCGaatgttcttcctcttctctgatgTGCTCCTCATGACCAAACCTCGACCCCCACTGCACCTGTTGCAGAGTGGCACCTTTGCTTGCCAGGCCCTTTATCCCATGGCCCAGTGTGAACTCCACAGGGTCTTTGGCCACTCAGGAGGCCCTTGTGGTGGACTGCTCAGC ctgtcctttccccatgagAAGTTACTGCTTATGTCCACAGACCAGGAGGAGCTTTTGCGTTGGTGCCACAATCTGACTCTGGCCATTAG CAGCCAGAAGAACTAG
- the CCDC107 gene encoding coiled-coil domain-containing protein 107 isoform X3, translating to MASSPSLAGVLGLLFASALPGVLGDGPNPDLRAHPGDQAQIGPGAVEPRRRPPPKDQRERAGAPALPLGALYTAAVVAFVLYKCLQQGKDESAVLKETGKKEAMQSEQQLALLTKQLAQTEQHLNNLVAQLDPLFERVTTLAGAQQELLNMKLQTIHQLLQESKPNKSVEVQEPAKGTGGESLLEAETVSGTGACQIFPLTEANIPFPKDLCLEEEEADDSQAWEEPLNWSTETRNLATPCEVEQGLRRRSKAAAKGPVTAPTGKEEQRQLKF from the exons ATGGCGAGCTCTCCCTCGCTCGCGGGCGTGCTGGGGTTGCTGTTTGCGTCGGCCCTACCCGGGGTCCTCGGAGACGGCCCCAACCCTGACCTCCGGGCACACCCAG GAGACCAGGCACAGATCGGCCCAGGGGCCGTGGAACCCCGGCGGCGGCCGCCACCCAAGGACCAGCGCGAACGAGCCGGGGCTCCGGCGCTGCCTTTGGGAGCGCTGTACACCGCGGCTGTCGTGGCTTTTGTGCTGTACAAGTGTTTGCAG CAGGGGAAAGATGAGAGTGCTGTTCTCaaagagacaggcaagaaagaGGCAATGCAGTCAG AGCAACAGCTGGCCCTGTTGACAAAACAGCTGGCCCAGACAGAGCAACACCTGAACAATCTGGTGGCCCAGCTGGATCCCCTTTTTGAGCG TGTGACTACCCTGGCTGGAGCCCAGCAGGAGCTTCTGAACATGAAGCTTCAGACCATCCACCAGCTGCTACAAGAGAGCAAACCAAACAAGAGTGTGGAGGTTCAAGAACCAGCTAAAGGAACGGGAGGTGAGAGTCTGCTGGAGGCTGAGACAGTCTCTGGAACAGGAGCATGCCAGATTTTTCCCCTCACAGAAGCCAACATACCCTTCCCCAAGGACTTGTGtctagaggaggaggaggctgatGACAGTCAGGCCTGGGAGGAGCCCCTAAACTGGAGCACAGAGACAAGGAACCTAGCTACTCCCTGCGAAGTGGAGCAGGGGCTGAGAAGACGCAGCAAGGCTGCGGCGAAGGGACCAGTCACAGCCCCCACTGGGAAGGAGGAACAACGACAGCTGAAGTTTTAG
- the CCDC107 gene encoding coiled-coil domain-containing protein 107 isoform X1, with product MASSPSLAGVLGLLFASALPGVLGDGPNPDLRAHPGTSQGCWREAGTARGSQAPAFPPLLSSGDQAQIGPGAVEPRRRPPPKDQRERAGAPALPLGALYTAAVVAFVLYKCLQQGKDESAVLKETGKKEAMQSEQQLALLTKQLAQTEQHLNNLVAQLDPLFERVTTLAGAQQELLNMKLQTIHQLLQESKPNKSVEVQEPAKGTGGESLLEAETVSGTGACQIFPLTEANIPFPKDLCLEEEEADDSQAWEEPLNWSTETRNLATPCEVEQGLRRRSKAAAKGPVTAPTGKEEQRQLKF from the exons ATGGCGAGCTCTCCCTCGCTCGCGGGCGTGCTGGGGTTGCTGTTTGCGTCGGCCCTACCCGGGGTCCTCGGAGACGGCCCCAACCCTGACCTCCGGGCACACCCAGGTACCAGCCAGGGCTGCTGGAGAGAGGCTGGGACCGCCCGCGGGTCCCAGGCCCCAGCTttcccacctctgctctcctcaGGAGACCAGGCACAGATCGGCCCAGGGGCCGTGGAACCCCGGCGGCGGCCGCCACCCAAGGACCAGCGCGAACGAGCCGGGGCTCCGGCGCTGCCTTTGGGAGCGCTGTACACCGCGGCTGTCGTGGCTTTTGTGCTGTACAAGTGTTTGCAG CAGGGGAAAGATGAGAGTGCTGTTCTCaaagagacaggcaagaaagaGGCAATGCAGTCAG AGCAACAGCTGGCCCTGTTGACAAAACAGCTGGCCCAGACAGAGCAACACCTGAACAATCTGGTGGCCCAGCTGGATCCCCTTTTTGAGCG TGTGACTACCCTGGCTGGAGCCCAGCAGGAGCTTCTGAACATGAAGCTTCAGACCATCCACCAGCTGCTACAAGAGAGCAAACCAAACAAGAGTGTGGAGGTTCAAGAACCAGCTAAAGGAACGGGAGGTGAGAGTCTGCTGGAGGCTGAGACAGTCTCTGGAACAGGAGCATGCCAGATTTTTCCCCTCACAGAAGCCAACATACCCTTCCCCAAGGACTTGTGtctagaggaggaggaggctgatGACAGTCAGGCCTGGGAGGAGCCCCTAAACTGGAGCACAGAGACAAGGAACCTAGCTACTCCCTGCGAAGTGGAGCAGGGGCTGAGAAGACGCAGCAAGGCTGCGGCGAAGGGACCAGTCACAGCCCCCACTGGGAAGGAGGAACAACGACAGCTGAAGTTTTAG
- the CCDC107 gene encoding coiled-coil domain-containing protein 107 isoform X2, with amino-acid sequence MASSPSLAGVLGLLFASALPGVLGDGPNPDLRAHPGTSQGCWREAGTARGSQAPAFPPLLSSGDQAQIGPGAVEPRRRPPPKDQRERAGAPALPLGALYTAAVVAFVLYKCLQGKDESAVLKETGKKEAMQSEQQLALLTKQLAQTEQHLNNLVAQLDPLFERVTTLAGAQQELLNMKLQTIHQLLQESKPNKSVEVQEPAKGTGGESLLEAETVSGTGACQIFPLTEANIPFPKDLCLEEEEADDSQAWEEPLNWSTETRNLATPCEVEQGLRRRSKAAAKGPVTAPTGKEEQRQLKF; translated from the exons ATGGCGAGCTCTCCCTCGCTCGCGGGCGTGCTGGGGTTGCTGTTTGCGTCGGCCCTACCCGGGGTCCTCGGAGACGGCCCCAACCCTGACCTCCGGGCACACCCAGGTACCAGCCAGGGCTGCTGGAGAGAGGCTGGGACCGCCCGCGGGTCCCAGGCCCCAGCTttcccacctctgctctcctcaGGAGACCAGGCACAGATCGGCCCAGGGGCCGTGGAACCCCGGCGGCGGCCGCCACCCAAGGACCAGCGCGAACGAGCCGGGGCTCCGGCGCTGCCTTTGGGAGCGCTGTACACCGCGGCTGTCGTGGCTTTTGTGCTGTACAAGTGTTTGCAG GGGAAAGATGAGAGTGCTGTTCTCaaagagacaggcaagaaagaGGCAATGCAGTCAG AGCAACAGCTGGCCCTGTTGACAAAACAGCTGGCCCAGACAGAGCAACACCTGAACAATCTGGTGGCCCAGCTGGATCCCCTTTTTGAGCG TGTGACTACCCTGGCTGGAGCCCAGCAGGAGCTTCTGAACATGAAGCTTCAGACCATCCACCAGCTGCTACAAGAGAGCAAACCAAACAAGAGTGTGGAGGTTCAAGAACCAGCTAAAGGAACGGGAGGTGAGAGTCTGCTGGAGGCTGAGACAGTCTCTGGAACAGGAGCATGCCAGATTTTTCCCCTCACAGAAGCCAACATACCCTTCCCCAAGGACTTGTGtctagaggaggaggaggctgatGACAGTCAGGCCTGGGAGGAGCCCCTAAACTGGAGCACAGAGACAAGGAACCTAGCTACTCCCTGCGAAGTGGAGCAGGGGCTGAGAAGACGCAGCAAGGCTGCGGCGAAGGGACCAGTCACAGCCCCCACTGGGAAGGAGGAACAACGACAGCTGAAGTTTTAG
- the CCDC107 gene encoding coiled-coil domain-containing protein 107 isoform X4 produces MASSPSLAGVLGLLFASALPGVLGDGPNPDLRAHPGDQAQIGPGAVEPRRRPPPKDQRERAGAPALPLGALYTAAVVAFVLYKCLQGKDESAVLKETGKKEAMQSEQQLALLTKQLAQTEQHLNNLVAQLDPLFERVTTLAGAQQELLNMKLQTIHQLLQESKPNKSVEVQEPAKGTGGESLLEAETVSGTGACQIFPLTEANIPFPKDLCLEEEEADDSQAWEEPLNWSTETRNLATPCEVEQGLRRRSKAAAKGPVTAPTGKEEQRQLKF; encoded by the exons ATGGCGAGCTCTCCCTCGCTCGCGGGCGTGCTGGGGTTGCTGTTTGCGTCGGCCCTACCCGGGGTCCTCGGAGACGGCCCCAACCCTGACCTCCGGGCACACCCAG GAGACCAGGCACAGATCGGCCCAGGGGCCGTGGAACCCCGGCGGCGGCCGCCACCCAAGGACCAGCGCGAACGAGCCGGGGCTCCGGCGCTGCCTTTGGGAGCGCTGTACACCGCGGCTGTCGTGGCTTTTGTGCTGTACAAGTGTTTGCAG GGGAAAGATGAGAGTGCTGTTCTCaaagagacaggcaagaaagaGGCAATGCAGTCAG AGCAACAGCTGGCCCTGTTGACAAAACAGCTGGCCCAGACAGAGCAACACCTGAACAATCTGGTGGCCCAGCTGGATCCCCTTTTTGAGCG TGTGACTACCCTGGCTGGAGCCCAGCAGGAGCTTCTGAACATGAAGCTTCAGACCATCCACCAGCTGCTACAAGAGAGCAAACCAAACAAGAGTGTGGAGGTTCAAGAACCAGCTAAAGGAACGGGAGGTGAGAGTCTGCTGGAGGCTGAGACAGTCTCTGGAACAGGAGCATGCCAGATTTTTCCCCTCACAGAAGCCAACATACCCTTCCCCAAGGACTTGTGtctagaggaggaggaggctgatGACAGTCAGGCCTGGGAGGAGCCCCTAAACTGGAGCACAGAGACAAGGAACCTAGCTACTCCCTGCGAAGTGGAGCAGGGGCTGAGAAGACGCAGCAAGGCTGCGGCGAAGGGACCAGTCACAGCCCCCACTGGGAAGGAGGAACAACGACAGCTGAAGTTTTAG
- the SIT1 gene encoding signaling threshold-regulating transmembrane adapter 1: MRAHSAPAAAVVSRAQINSTEELAPGIPSMTQAWGLWALLGVVTLLLLVSLAVHLSRWTSGWSRNHLGQGCSGGSVEEVPLYGNLHYLQTGRLSQEPQSDLQDPMLGGPAKAAEEGMCYTSLQLRPPQGRIPSPATPIKYSEVVLDPEPKLQASGPEVELYASVCAQTRRARAPFPDQAYANSQPAPS, from the exons ATGCGTGCACACTCAGCTCCTGCAGCAGCAGTCGTGAGCAGAGCACAGATCAACAGCACAGAAGAGCTAGCGCCTG GCATCCCCTCCATGACCCAGGCCTGGGGATTATGGGCCCTCTTAGGGGTTGTGACGCTGCTGCTTCTCGTTTCACTGGCTGTGCACTTGTCCCGATGGACTAGTGGCTGGAGCAGGAACCATCTGGGACAGGGGTG CTCTGGAGGGTCTGTGGAAGAGGTCCCCCTGTATGGGAACCTGCATTATCTACAGACAG GACGGCTATCTCAAGAACCACAGTCAGACCTGCAGGATCCAATGCTTGGAGGCCCTGCCAAG GCTGCAGAAGAGGGGATGTGCTACACCAGCCTGCAGCTGCGGCCTCCTCAGGGCCGGATTCCCAGCCCTGCAACCCCCATCAAGTACTCTGAGGTGGTGCTGGACCCTGAGCCAAAGCTCCAGGCCTCGGGCCCCGAGGTGGAGCTCTATGCCTCCGTGTGTGCCCAGACCCGCAGAGCCCGGGCTCCCTTCCCAGACCAGGCCTACGCCAACAGCCAGCCTGCACCCAGCTGA